The following are encoded together in the Anabrus simplex isolate iqAnaSimp1 chromosome 5, ASM4041472v1, whole genome shotgun sequence genome:
- the LOC136874217 gene encoding protein SET-like — protein sequence MSSKATSKKVMKVKEPEISAENYDNRDYDTETQTALEEIDACQNEIDALNERASEETLKVVQKYNKLQKPYFDKRNSLIKAIPRFWLVTFENHPHLSTILQEDETECLQYLSMMEVEQFEDIKEGYRIKFHFDKNPYFDNAVLVKEFHLGSEDPTSQSTSVRWKRGKDLLKKRRESVKGKKRTIDTNSFFKWFTDHTDPCGDEIAEVIKDDVWLNPLQYYLVSDIEFENVAEVEEEEIVGDSDVYLVEEDMEDDGYMIMEDDEEVVDQEDDGQEGVFEVVELSESTGEVEDENATVLQDDGEE from the coding sequence ATGTCAAGTAAAGCTACTTCAAAGAAAGTGATGAAAGTTAAAGAACCAGAAATATCGGCAGAGAATTATGATAACCGGGATTATGATACTGAAACCCAAACTGCTCTGGAGGAGATAGATGCTTGTCAAAATGAAATTGATGCTTTAAATGAAAGGGCTAGTGAAGAAACCCTAAAAGTTGTACAGAAGTATAATAAATTGCAGAAACCATATTTTGATAAGAGAAATTCTCTCATTAAAGCCATACCAAGGTTCTGGCTTGTAACTTTTGAAAATCACCCACATTTGTCAACTATTTTACAAGAAGATGAAACAGAGTGTTTACAATATCTCAGTATGATGGAAGTGGAACAATTTGAAGATATTAAGGAAGGGTACAGAATTAAGTTTCATTTTGATAAAAATCCTTACTTTGATAATGCTGTGCTTGTAAAAGAATTCCATTTGGGTTCGGAAGATCCAACATCCCAAAGTACTTCAGTTCGGTGGAAAAGAGGCAAAGATTTGCTCAAGAAGAGAAGGGAATCTGTGAAAGGAAAGAAAAGGACTATTGATACAAATTCTTTCTTCAAGTGGTTCACTGATCATACAGATCCGTGTGGTGATGAGATAGCAGAGGTAATTAAAGATGATGTGTGGTTAAATCCCCTGCAGTACTATTTGGTTTCAGATATTGAATTTGAAAATGTTGCTGAGGTAGAAGAGGAGGAAATTGTTGGTGATTCAGATGTATATTTGGTTGAAGAGGATATGGAAGATGATGGTTACATGATAATGGAGGATGATGAGGAAGTTGTTGATCAGGAAGATGATGGCCAGGAGGGAGTATTTGAAGTTGTGGAATTGTCAGAATCTACAGGAGAAGTCGAGGATGAAAATGCAACTGTACTTCAAGATGATGGTGAAGAGTGA